From Hippea alviniae EP5-r, one genomic window encodes:
- a CDS encoding branched-chain amino acid ABC transporter permease — protein sequence MSGYIITLLITIGIYIILSLSLNILVGYSGQVSLGHAAFWAIGAYSFAILTTRYSVGFIEASMLSVLITTFVGIILGLPSLRLSEDFLVITTIGINFIVEGIFNTFNYFGGAMGIGNIPFPTINGHMISNQVFALIVYTAVVLTIIISYLFKLSWSGLACSAIKDDELAADVSGVSVVKFKMIAFALSSALAGLSGILYASFMGFISAADFSFPVSVTILAMVMVGGEGTIIGPIFGAALLVLLPELFRPIHDYRMLLYGLLIVLMMRFQPDGFFGRKGIVWSLLKRY from the coding sequence ATGAGCGGATATATCATTACACTTCTTATAACCATAGGCATATACATCATACTCTCTTTAAGCTTAAACATACTCGTAGGATATTCGGGACAGGTCTCTTTAGGTCATGCTGCATTCTGGGCAATAGGAGCATACTCATTTGCCATCTTAACCACAAGATACTCCGTTGGTTTTATAGAAGCATCAATGCTTTCCGTTCTGATTACCACCTTTGTCGGCATAATATTGGGTCTGCCGAGTTTAAGGTTGTCCGAAGATTTCCTTGTTATAACGACGATAGGGATAAACTTCATAGTCGAAGGCATATTCAACACCTTCAATTACTTTGGCGGAGCAATGGGTATAGGCAACATACCGTTTCCAACTATAAATGGCCATATGATATCAAACCAGGTATTTGCTTTAATAGTTTATACTGCTGTTGTTTTAACAATAATCATCAGCTATCTATTTAAACTCTCATGGAGCGGTTTGGCATGCTCTGCTATTAAAGATGACGAGCTTGCAGCAGATGTAAGCGGCGTATCTGTTGTAAAGTTCAAAATGATAGCCTTTGCTCTAAGCTCTGCTTTGGCAGGATTAAGTGGGATTCTGTATGCAAGCTTTATGGGATTTATCAGCGCTGCGGATTTCTCTTTTCCGGTTTCTGTAACGATTCTTGCTATGGTTATGGTTGGCGGAGAAGGAACGATAATAGGGCCTATATTCGGCGCTGCCCTGCTTGTTCTTCTGCCAGAGCTATTTAGACCCATTCACGATTACAGAATGTTGCTTTATGGACTCCTAATCGTGCTTATGATGAGATTTCAACCCGATGGATTCTTTGGCAGAAAGGGAATCGTATGGTCTCTTTTGAAAAGGTATTGA
- a CDS encoding branched-chain amino acid ABC transporter permease: MLAQQIINGLTIGSIYALIAMGLALIYGILRIVHVAHAAVYVVGAYAGLYTYLTTHSFILAVLTSMVSASLVGILIELLIYLPLIKHSPLISLIASIGAFISIEEAVRLIFGPYIKSFPSTLFSGEIHLSHIVISYAQMVVLSISLLSIILIWITTEKTRFGMALKAVSQDVDLAEITSLDSKKLIFLAFAFGSAFAGLAGLLVGSYYNSIYPSMGDVPAYKSLAIIVVGGMSNIWGAFWAAIFIGLLETISIGVFNIPLPRDSLAFIFMIIMLLFKPEGIMELFKGLKG; this comes from the coding sequence GTGTTAGCACAGCAGATTATTAACGGTCTGACTATTGGCAGCATATATGCTCTAATAGCTATGGGTTTGGCTTTAATATACGGAATTTTGCGCATAGTTCATGTGGCTCATGCGGCTGTTTATGTTGTTGGTGCCTATGCTGGCTTATACACCTACCTTACAACCCACAGTTTTATCTTAGCCGTGTTGACTTCAATGGTTTCTGCTTCCCTTGTTGGAATTCTCATTGAACTTCTCATCTATCTGCCACTCATAAAACACTCTCCCTTAATATCACTTATAGCCAGCATAGGCGCATTTATAAGCATAGAAGAAGCTGTTAGACTCATATTTGGTCCTTACATAAAATCGTTCCCTTCAACTCTATTTTCTGGCGAGATTCATCTATCGCATATCGTTATAAGCTATGCTCAGATGGTAGTGCTTTCTATAAGTTTGCTCTCCATTATCCTTATTTGGATTACAACGGAAAAAACGCGTTTCGGTATGGCTTTAAAGGCCGTTTCGCAGGATGTTGATTTAGCCGAGATAACATCACTTGATTCCAAAAAACTGATATTTTTGGCTTTTGCCTTTGGTTCGGCGTTTGCAGGCCTTGCTGGTCTGCTTGTTGGTTCTTATTACAACTCCATATATCCATCAATGGGCGATGTTCCAGCTTATAAATCACTTGCAATAATCGTTGTGGGTGGAATGAGCAATATCTGGGGAGCTTTCTGGGCTGCAATATTCATAGGATTGCTCGAGACAATATCGATAGGCGTATTTAACATTCCACTGCCAAGGGATTCGCTTGCCTTTATATTCATGATAATCATGCTTCTGTTCAAACCTGAAGGCATTATGGAATTATTCAAAGGATTAAAAGGATGA